Part of the Lysobacter enzymogenes genome is shown below.
GAATCGGCGTAGCTGCAACCGTGCGATTGCTTGTGCCCGAGGATATGCGCCTCGTCGCGGGTGGCCTGATAGTCGACCAGCACGCCGTCGCGGATCAGGTCCCACTCGCGCGTCTTGACCCCTTCGTCGTCGAAGCCGACCGCGCCGAGGCTGCCCGGGCGGGTCTTGTCGGCGACGAAGTTGACCCGTTCGCTGCCGTACTTGAAGCCGGCGTCGCGCTTGTCGAGGGTGGCGAAGCTGGTGCCGGCGTAGTTGGCCTCGTAGCCGAGCACGCGGTCGAGTTCGAGCGGGTGGCCGACGTTCTCGTGGATGGTCAGGAACAGATTGGACGGATCGATCACCAGATCGTACTTGCCCGGCTTCACCGACGGCGCCTTGAGCTTGGCGCGGGCGTGGCGCGCGGCGGCGGCGGCGTCTTCGAGCACGTCGTAGCTGCCGCTGTAGCCGGTCAGCCCGCCCGGCAAGGCGAACTTGCCGGCCGGGTCGGCGTCCAGGTATTCGTAGCCCATGCCCATCGGCGCCGACAGGCCGTCGCGGCTGCGGAACTTGCCGCTGGCCTTGTCGACCGCGGTCGCGGTCAGCGGCAGCCAGATCCGGTGCACGTCCTGATCGATGTAGCTGCCGTCGGTGGAGGCGAAATATTTTTGTTCGTTGATCGCGAACAGGTTGGACTGGACGAAATCGGCGCCGTTCTTCAGGGCGGCGGCGTTGACCGACATCAACAGCTCGACCTTGTCCTTGACCGGCACCGCCAGCGCGTTCTTGCGCACCGGCGTGGCCCAGCGCACTTCGCCGACGCCTTGCACCGGCGCAAGTTCGACCTTGCGCGTCTGCACGCGCGCGTTGGCCTGGGCGATGGCCAGGGCCTGTTTCGTCGCCTTGGCCACCGCATCGGGCGTCATCTGCGAAGTCGCGGCGAAACCCCAGGCGCCGTCGCGCAGCACGCGCACGCCGACCCCGACCGATTCGGCGTTGACGATGTTGCGCACCTGCGCCTCGCGGGTCAGCACCGACTGGCGCAGGTAGCGGCCCACGCGCACGTCGCAGTACTGCGCGCCGCCGTCGCGCGCGGCGCCCAGCGCGGTGTCGGCCAGGCGCTTGCGCAGCGCCGGGTCGGCCGGTTCCAGCAGGGCTTCGGCGGCGACGCTGCGGCCGAAGGGAAGCATCAGCGCGGCCAGGCCGAGGCCGGCGGAACCGAGGAAATCGCGTCGTTGCACGGCGGTGCGGCCTCTTGCGGGTAATGCGGTCGGGTCTTGCGTACGGCCAGGCGTCCGGCGCGCGCGCGGCGCGCCGGACGCGCGCGGCTCAGACCGCGTCGGACAGCGAGGTGAAGGTGAAATCGCGCAGCTTCATCGGCGGGATCATCATCGCCAGGGTCGATTCGTCGCCGGCCACGCGCACCGGCCGGCCGAGTTCCTCGATGTTGTTGAGCATGATCACCGGCGATTCGTTGAAGCGGAAGTTCTTGACCGGATGCTTGATCTGCCCGTTCTCGATGTAGAACGTGCCGTCGCGGGTCAGCCCGGTCAGCAGCACGGTCTGCGGATCGACCATGCGGATGTACCAGGTGCGGGTCACCAGGATGCCCTTCTGGGTGCCCTTGATGAGCTCGGCGGTGGTCTTGTCGCCGCCGGCCATGATCAGGTTGCCCGGCGCGCCGACCGCGCGCTTGCCCTGCTTCTGCGCCCAGTAGCGCGAATAGTTCAGCGCCACCACCTTGCCGTTCTCGACGATCGGCATCTTCTCGCGCGGCAGGCCTTCCAGGTCCCACGGCATCACCGGCGCGCGCGGGTCCCAGGGGTCGGCGCTGAAGTTCACGCGCGGGTCGTAGACCTGCTCGCCGAGCTTGTTGCCGCCGCCCTTCCTGGACAGGAAGCTGCGGCCTTCGTCGGCCTGGCGCGCGTCGAAGAAGTTCATCATGAACGAGATCAGCCCGGCGGCCGCGTGCGGCTCCAGGATCACCGTGTACTTGCCCGGCTCCAGCGCCTTGGCCTCGGCCGATTCGGTGGCCTTGCGCATGGCGATGCGCACGTCGGCATCGGTCTTGAACGAGCCGGCGTCGGTCAGGTCGCGGCCGACCCAGCCCGAACCGCGGCCGTCGTCGGTGCGCACGGTGCAGGTGTAGTTGAAGTTGGTCGCGGTCTGGTAGCCGAAGTTGCCCTTGCTGTTGGCGAAGGCGACGAAGCTCTGGCCGTCTTCGAGGAAGCCGGCGGCGGTGAGCTTGGACTCGCGGCACGGCGCGATCGAATCGGCGGCGACCTTGGCCCGGTAGGCCGGGTCGATCGCCGCGGTGGCGGCGGCGAAGGTCGGGCTGGCCTTGTAGGCCTGCTTGTCGATGATCGGCATGAACTCCGGGTTTTCCGGCGCCAGCTTGGCCAGGTCCTCGGCGCGGCGCACCACGCGTTCGAGCGCGGCGTCGTCGAACTCGTTGATGGTGGCCACGCCCACGCGCTTGCCGAACGACACCTGCACCGACAGGCTGACGTCGCTGACCACGCCGCTGGTGGAGATGTTGTTGAGGGCGAAACGGATGTTGCCGTCGATCGAACCGGTCAGCCGCGCGCTGGTCTCCTCGGCCTTCGACAACGCAATGACCTTGTCCAGGATCGCCTTGGACTGGGCTTCGGTGAAGATGCTCATAGTGTTCTCCTGCCCCGGTCAGCCGAGCTTGCGGGCGGTGTTGATGACGTTGACGCCGTTGAACCGCGCCGTGCTGGAACCGTGCGAGACCGCCGAGACCTGCCCCGGCTGGCCCTTGCCGTCGAAGAACGAGCCGCCGAGGCGGTAGTCCTTGTCGTCGCAGATCGCCGCGCACGAGTTCCAGAACTCCGGCGTGCGGATCTGGTAGGCCACGTCCTCGAGCATGCCGGTGACCTTGCCGTTCTTGATCTCGTAGAACACCTGGCCGCCGAACTGGGCGTTGTAGCGCTGCTGGTCGATCGAGAACGAACCGTCGCCGACGATGTAGATGCCGTTCTCCACGTCCTTGACCAGGTCGGCGACGCTGAGCTTGGCCTTGCCGGGCGCCAGCGACACGTTGGCCATGCGCTGGAACTGCACGCTCGACCACGAGTCGGCGTAGCAGCAGCCGTCGGATTCGGTCTTGCCGAGGATGTGGGCCTGGTCGCGGATGGTCTGGTAGTCGACCAGCACGCCGTTCTTGATCAGGTCCCAGCGCTTGGTCTTGACGCCCTCGTCGTCGTAGCCGACCGCGCCGAGGCTGCCGACCTGGGTCTTGTCGGCGAACACGTTGACCTGGTCGCTGCCGTACTTGAACGCGTTCTCGCGCTTGTCCAAGGTGGCGAAGCTGGTGCCGGCGTAGTTGGCCTCGTAGCCGAGCACGCGGTCGAGCTCGAGCGGGTGGCCGATGGATTCGTGGATGGTCAGCCAAGTGTGCGAGGGGTCGAGCACCAGGTCGTACTTGCCCGGCTTGACCGAGGTCGCGGTGAGCTTCTGCTGCGCGTGCTTGGCCGCGGCGACGGCGTCCTCGCGCATGTCGTAGGAATCGCCGTAGACGGTGACGCCGCACGGCAGCACGGTTTTGCCCGAGGCGGCGCCGTCGAGGTACTCGTAGCCCATGCCGCGCGGCGAGGACAGGCCCTGGCGGGTGCGGAACTTGCCGCTGGCCTTGTCGATCGCGGTGATCGTCATCGGCGCCCAGATCCGGTGCACGTCCTGATCGATGTAGCTGCCGTCGGTGGAGGCGAAGTACTTCTGCTCGTTGACCAGGAACAGCATCGAGTTGACGAAGCTGGCGCCGGCGCCGAGCGCGGCGGCGTTGACGCCGAGCAGCAGTTCGGCCTTGTCCTTGAGCGGCACTTCCATCGAGTTCTTGCGGATCGGCGTCTTCCAGCTGACCTCGCCGACGCCGGGCGCCTTGGCCAGCTGGACCTTGGCGGTGATGACCTTGGCGTTGGCGCGGGCGATCGCCGCAGCCTGCTGCGCGGCCTGGGCGGCGCCGTCGGTGCCGAGCTGGTTGGTCGCGGCGAAGCCCCAGGCGCCGTCGACCAGCACGCGGATGCCGATGCCGGTGGACTCGGAATTCACCACGTTCTGGACCTTGTCCTCGCGGGTGATGACGAACTGGCGCAGGTAGCGGCCGATGCGCACGTCGCAGTAGCTCGCGCCGGCGGCGCGCGCGGCGGTCAGGGCCGCGTCGGCCCAGGCCTTTTTCTTGGCCACATCCAGCGGCGCCAACAGGTCTTCGGCGGCGATGACGTTGCCGAAGGGAATCATCAGGCCGGCGATGCCGAGCCCCGACATGCTGAGGAAGTTGCGTCTGTCCACGTGATCGTTCCGCCCTGAATGGCCCCGCGCAGGCACGCCGGGCAATGAGTGAATGAACCCCGCCGGAATGTGCGCAGCGTCGAACTAATGCGTCAAGTGCGCAAAGCACGTGCCCGCCGCCGACTGCGCCGCGTTTTCCCGGGATTTCGCCGAACGTGCAGGCGATTTCGCGCGTTCTGGCTTGCGCGCATGACTAATGACCTAGACGCGGATCGCGCGGGCAGATTCGGCAAACTTCGCCGCGTCGCGGGGGATCGGCGCTATGCCGTCGCCGGCCGGAGCGCGTCGGAACCGACGCCGCTGCCGCGACGCGATCCCGGCAGCGCGCGCTTGCGGGAGGGACTTCAGTCGCGTCCCTCGATGACCCGACGCGACGGTCCTCCCAGCGGTTCTGCGAAACCCGCCGCAGCCCGCCCGGCCGCGCTATGGGCGCCACCGGGCCCACGCGTTAAGCTTGCGCCATGCACAAGTACCGGCACTGGATCGACGGGGCGCCGCGCGATGCGGCCGACGGCCGTTGGCTGGACGTGTTCGACCCCGCCAATGCGCAAGCGTATGCGCAGGTCGCCGCCGGCGGCGCGGCCGAAGTCGAA
Proteins encoded:
- a CDS encoding TldD/PmbA family protein gives rise to the protein MDRRNFLSMSGLGIAGLMIPFGNVIAAEDLLAPLDVAKKKAWADAALTAARAAGASYCDVRIGRYLRQFVITREDKVQNVVNSESTGIGIRVLVDGAWGFAATNQLGTDGAAQAAQQAAAIARANAKVITAKVQLAKAPGVGEVSWKTPIRKNSMEVPLKDKAELLLGVNAAALGAGASFVNSMLFLVNEQKYFASTDGSYIDQDVHRIWAPMTITAIDKASGKFRTRQGLSSPRGMGYEYLDGAASGKTVLPCGVTVYGDSYDMREDAVAAAKHAQQKLTATSVKPGKYDLVLDPSHTWLTIHESIGHPLELDRVLGYEANYAGTSFATLDKRENAFKYGSDQVNVFADKTQVGSLGAVGYDDEGVKTKRWDLIKNGVLVDYQTIRDQAHILGKTESDGCCYADSWSSVQFQRMANVSLAPGKAKLSVADLVKDVENGIYIVGDGSFSIDQQRYNAQFGGQVFYEIKNGKVTGMLEDVAYQIRTPEFWNSCAAICDDKDYRLGGSFFDGKGQPGQVSAVSHGSSTARFNGVNVINTARKLG
- a CDS encoding TldD/PmbA family protein encodes the protein MQRRDFLGSAGLGLAALMLPFGRSVAAEALLEPADPALRKRLADTALGAARDGGAQYCDVRVGRYLRQSVLTREAQVRNIVNAESVGVGVRVLRDGAWGFAATSQMTPDAVAKATKQALAIAQANARVQTRKVELAPVQGVGEVRWATPVRKNALAVPVKDKVELLMSVNAAALKNGADFVQSNLFAINEQKYFASTDGSYIDQDVHRIWLPLTATAVDKASGKFRSRDGLSAPMGMGYEYLDADPAGKFALPGGLTGYSGSYDVLEDAAAAARHARAKLKAPSVKPGKYDLVIDPSNLFLTIHENVGHPLELDRVLGYEANYAGTSFATLDKRDAGFKYGSERVNFVADKTRPGSLGAVGFDDEGVKTREWDLIRDGVLVDYQATRDEAHILGHKQSHGCSYADSWSSVQFQRMPNVSLRPGKDKLSVAEMVKGVERGLYIHGRGSYSIDQQRYNAQFGGQLFFEIKNGQVAGLVEDAAYQIRTPEFWASCSAICDERDFRLGGSFFDGKGQPSQVSAVSHGAATARFDGVNVINTARAL
- a CDS encoding TldD/PmbA family protein, with translation MSIFTEAQSKAILDKVIALSKAEETSARLTGSIDGNIRFALNNISTSGVVSDVSLSVQVSFGKRVGVATINEFDDAALERVVRRAEDLAKLAPENPEFMPIIDKQAYKASPTFAAATAAIDPAYRAKVAADSIAPCRESKLTAAGFLEDGQSFVAFANSKGNFGYQTATNFNYTCTVRTDDGRGSGWVGRDLTDAGSFKTDADVRIAMRKATESAEAKALEPGKYTVILEPHAAAGLISFMMNFFDARQADEGRSFLSRKGGGNKLGEQVYDPRVNFSADPWDPRAPVMPWDLEGLPREKMPIVENGKVVALNYSRYWAQKQGKRAVGAPGNLIMAGGDKTTAELIKGTQKGILVTRTWYIRMVDPQTVLLTGLTRDGTFYIENGQIKHPVKNFRFNESPVIMLNNIEELGRPVRVAGDESTLAMMIPPMKLRDFTFTSLSDAV